The Anaerobranca californiensis DSM 14826 genome segment CAATTTTACACATTTCAATAGTTTCTTCTATGTTTTTAGCACCATCATCAATACCTGGTAAAAGATGATTATGGGTATCTACTAAAACCATGGCTTAATCCTCTAAGTAATAATAATAATATTGATATCTTCTTTTTTCAATATTTACTTTGTTCACCAATACGCCGATGACTTTAGCCTGTACTTTATCTAGCATATCCTTTGCTTTTTGAGCTAATTCTATTGTTGTTTGTCCTGCTGCTACTACAAACAAAGTTCCATCAGTTATTTTACTCAATACAGCGGCATCGGTTACTATCCCCGCCGGTGGTGAGTCAATTAAAATAATATCATAATATTCTTTACATTGTTCAATAAACTTTTTCATAGCATTAGATCCTAAAATTTCCGACGGATTTGGTGGAATAGGACCAGTTGTTATAATATCTAACTTCAAACCACCAACGGTATGAATAACATCTTCTAATTTTTCTCCCATTAAAATATTGGTCATTCCCACATCATTACTTAAGTTGAAAATTTTATGAATTTGTGGTTTTCTAAAATCAGCATCTATTAATAATACCTTGTGTCCCATATTTACCATGGTAACGGCTAAATTTGAGATAGTTGTGCTTTTTCCTTCTGCAGGACCAGAACTAGTTACTAAAATAGTTTTCAATTTATTATCTAAATTAGAAAACTGGATATTAGTTCTGAGGATTCTATAAGCTTCTGATATAGGAGATTTAGGATCCTTCATTGTTATAAGTCTTAGACTGTTTTCATTTTCCACTGCCGGAACAGCACCTAATACAGGAAGATTTAAACGTTTCTCCACATCATCTGGGCCTTTAAAGGAGTTATCTAAGTATTCTAGCAAGAAAACTAAACCTATACCTATCATTAAACCTAGTACTAAAGCAATGGCAATGTTTAACATAGGTCTTGGTTTAATGGGATTAGAAGGAACTACTGCATAATCTAAAATTCGCACATTTTCCATCTTGATAAACTCATGGATTCTATCAATAAATACCTCTGATAGCTCATTGGCTATCCTTGCAGCTAGTTGAGGATTTGTATCTTGAACTTTTATTTCAATAACCTCTGTATCTCTAACGGAATTCACCCTAACTTTATTAGAAAATTCTCCATAACTCATATTTAATTTTAAATTATTTATTACTTCTTCAGCTATAGTTCTACTGCTGGCGATCTCACTATATGTTTTTACTAGCCTTTGGTTGAGTAAAACATCGTTATACTGTATATCTGAATCTCCACCTTTTACAAGAACTAATTTAGTAGAGGCTTCATATACTTTGTCAAGAAAAAAGAAACTTACCACCGAAGTAGTTATAGTTGTAATCAAAACTATTAAAATTATTAACCACAACTTATTTAGAATAATCTCAAAAAGTTCACGCAAATCTATTTCGTACTCATATGCTTCCATTTTCCCCTCTTCCTTTCTTCTATGATGATAATAACTATAGACATAATAAAATTCGACATAAAAAAAGATTTTCCTGCAAAAAAAACTAAAAAAATAAAAGTTTTAAGCACCTTTATAGGTGCTTAAAAAATAACCTATATCCTTTTTTCTAACCAGATATATATATCTTCTAAAACTTCAGCTTTTTCCGGCTCATTCAACAGTTCATGATATAGACCATCATAAATTTTAATTTCCTTATCTTCTGAATTACACCCTTTAAAAAACTCCTCCGACAACCTATAATCAATTATTTTATCATCCCTTCCATGGAGTAATAGAAGGGGGTAACGATATTTTTTACGATTTACTTTAACATAATCTACACCTTTAATAAAAACTTCATAATAAAAATTTAAAGTAGCTTCTTTTAATACCAACTGGTCATTTAGGTATTTTTCTACAACAACTTGATCTTTACTAATTTTACCCCCAACTTTATTTGGTAAATATTTTTTGGGAAAGAAACATCTCATCACTTTTAACATAAGCCTTTCTATAAATTTACTCTCTACACCTAGAGCAGGGGCAGATAATATTTGTCCATTTATTATATTGGGATACTTTATCCCAAAGGCGGCACTTACCAGTCCACCCATGCTATGACCAAAAACAAAAATAGGTAATTGGGGATATTCTTTTTTAGCTCCTTCTACAACTTTATAAACTGAATCCACCAACTGAAAAAAATCATCAATATGTCCTTTTATTTTGCCAGACTTACCATGTCCAAGGTGATCAAAGGCATATACCCCATAACCTTTTTGCTGAAGAAATTCAATAGTTTCTCTATACCTCCCCATATGCTCTGCAAAGCCATGGACTATCACTACAATAGCTTTAGGCTTTTCTGGAATACCTTTGCCACAAATTATTATGTCTCCACCTAAGTTAATACTTTTTTCTTCCCAGTTCACTAAACACCCTCCCTTTTTGAAAAATTCTATTAAATATTTATTCTTTATAAATTTCAAATAACCTGCTTTTTGATAAAAAAAGTCGCAACCTAATAGATTGCGACTCATCCTTTTTACAATTCACCTTTTTTAATCCGTTCTATTAAATTTTCAACCTTTTCTTTTATTAAATCCCTAGTAACTCTAAAGCCTTCTATTGGTCCCCCTGAAGGATCTGTTAAACCCCAATCTTCTCTATGATTACAAGGGAGGTAAGGACAATCAACATTACAGCCCATAGTAATTACAATATCTACTTTAGAAGGGATGTCTTTTAAAAGCTTAGGTCTATGTTCACTCATATCTACTCCAGCTTCTTCCATAACCTCTACTGCCAAAGGTTTAACTTCTGGGTATTCCTCAGTTCCTGCAGAATATGCTTCAATTACATCACTACCTAATTTTTTTGCCCAACCTTCTGCCATTTGAGAACGGCATGAATTGTGGACACAAATAAATGCCACTTTTTTCTTCATCTTTTACACCTCTATTAAAGATTTTATTCAACTACATTAACTTCACTAGGAAACCAGTGCCTGGTTCTATTAGCAATTCTAACGAGGGCAAGCATAACAGGTACTTCTACTAGGACTCCCACTACTGTAGCCAAAGCAGCCCCTGATTCAATACCAAACAATGAAATTGCTACTGCTACTGCTAATTCAAAAAAGTTACTAGCACCGATCATTGCAGCTGGTGAAGCTATGTTGTGGGGAAGTTTCCAAGCCTTGGCCCAGCCATAAGCAATAGTGAAGATAAAGAATGTTTGAATGATTAATGGAATTGCAATTAACAAAATGTGTACTGGGTTATTAATTATTACATCTCCTTGGAAAGAAAATAGTAATATTAGTGTCAATAATAAACCTATAATAGTAATGTTATCAAATTTTCTCAAAAACACATTGTTAAAATACTCTTCCCCTTTATTTTTAATAACGTATTTTCTAGAGAGATATCCAGCACCTAAAGGAATTACAATAAATAAAACAACTGAAAGTACTAAAGTTTCATAGGGAACTACAATATTACTTACACCTAAGAGAAATATTACGATTGGTGCAAATAAAACTAATAAAATTAAATCATTTACCGCTACTTGTACTAAAGTATAGGCCGGATTACCTTTTGTCAAATGGCTCCAGACAAAAACCATCGCTGTACAAGGTGCAGCTCCTAATAATACAGCACCTGCTACATATTGGATTGCTAAGTCTTCTGGTATAAAAGGTCTAAAGATTATTCTTAAAAATAAATATGCGAAAAGATACATTGTAAATGGTTTAATTAACCAGTTAGTAACACAGGTTACCGTTAAACCTTTAGGCATTTTTAAAGCCCTAACAATACTATCAAAATCAACCTTTAACATCATAGGATAAATCATAAACCAAATTAATAGTGCTACTGGAACCGATACTTGATAATACTCAAACTTACTTAAAGTTTGGGGAATTATAGGTAAATATT includes the following:
- a CDS encoding polysaccharide biosynthesis tyrosine autokinase is translated as MEAYEYEIDLRELFEIILNKLWLIILIVLITTITTSVVSFFFLDKVYEASTKLVLVKGGDSDIQYNDVLLNQRLVKTYSEIASSRTIAEEVINNLKLNMSYGEFSNKVRVNSVRDTEVIEIKVQDTNPQLAARIANELSEVFIDRIHEFIKMENVRILDYAVVPSNPIKPRPMLNIAIALVLGLMIGIGLVFLLEYLDNSFKGPDDVEKRLNLPVLGAVPAVENENSLRLITMKDPKSPISEAYRILRTNIQFSNLDNKLKTILVTSSGPAEGKSTTISNLAVTMVNMGHKVLLIDADFRKPQIHKIFNLSNDVGMTNILMGEKLEDVIHTVGGLKLDIITTGPIPPNPSEILGSNAMKKFIEQCKEYYDIILIDSPPAGIVTDAAVLSKITDGTLFVVAAGQTTIELAQKAKDMLDKVQAKVIGVLVNKVNIEKRRYQYYYYYLED
- the arsB gene encoding ACR3 family arsenite efflux transporter; this encodes MQEKTSKGLGFFETYLTVWVALCIVIGVLIGQYLPIIPQTLSKFEYYQVSVPVALLIWFMIYPMMLKVDFDSIVRALKMPKGLTVTCVTNWLIKPFTMYLFAYLFLRIIFRPFIPEDLAIQYVAGAVLLGAAPCTAMVFVWSHLTKGNPAYTLVQVAVNDLILLVLFAPIVIFLLGVSNIVVPYETLVLSVVLFIVIPLGAGYLSRKYVIKNKGEEYFNNVFLRKFDNITIIGLLLTLILLFSFQGDVIINNPVHILLIAIPLIIQTFFIFTIAYGWAKAWKLPHNIASPAAMIGASNFFELAVAVAISLFGIESGAALATVVGVLVEVPVMLALVRIANRTRHWFPSEVNVVE
- a CDS encoding alpha/beta hydrolase, giving the protein MNWEEKSINLGGDIIICGKGIPEKPKAIVVIVHGFAEHMGRYRETIEFLQQKGYGVYAFDHLGHGKSGKIKGHIDDFFQLVDSVYKVVEGAKKEYPQLPIFVFGHSMGGLVSAAFGIKYPNIINGQILSAPALGVESKFIERLMLKVMRCFFPKKYLPNKVGGKISKDQVVVEKYLNDQLVLKEATLNFYYEVFIKGVDYVKVNRKKYRYPLLLLHGRDDKIIDYRLSEEFFKGCNSEDKEIKIYDGLYHELLNEPEKAEVLEDIYIWLEKRI
- a CDS encoding arsenate reductase ArsC, which encodes MKKKVAFICVHNSCRSQMAEGWAKKLGSDVIEAYSAGTEEYPEVKPLAVEVMEEAGVDMSEHRPKLLKDIPSKVDIVITMGCNVDCPYLPCNHREDWGLTDPSGGPIEGFRVTRDLIKEKVENLIERIKKGEL